The following proteins come from a genomic window of Planctomycetota bacterium:
- a CDS encoding PIN domain-containing protein translates to MSAFVMDASVIAAALFDETHADRARALLTRGSELFVLDLLHAELGNVIWKRFSRREIDATEATDLLADVLRLPLIVLPSMELIASALQIALRTRRTVYDCLYLAAALHQKAVLVTVDKRLVNALASTPLANHIRHLSAAE, encoded by the coding sequence GTGAGCGCGTTCGTGATGGACGCCAGCGTCATCGCCGCGGCGCTCTTCGACGAGACGCACGCCGACCGGGCCCGAGCGCTGCTGACCCGCGGCTCCGAGTTGTTCGTCCTCGATCTGCTGCACGCTGAGCTGGGCAATGTCATCTGGAAGCGCTTCTCCCGCCGCGAAATCGATGCGACCGAGGCGACGGACCTGCTGGCGGACGTGCTCCGCCTGCCGCTGATCGTCCTGCCGTCGATGGAGTTGATCGCGTCCGCCTTGCAGATCGCGCTTCGCACACGGCGGACGGTATACGACTGCCTCTACCTCGCCGCGGCCCTTCATCAGAAGGCGGTGCTGGTCACGGTCGATAAACGGCTCGTCAACGCTCTGGCGTCCACGCCGCTGGCGAACCACATCCGGCATCTCAGCGCGGCGGAGTGA
- the erpA gene encoding iron-sulfur cluster insertion protein ErpA: MGIELSETAAREIKNICVQQKLEAEKVYLRVGVKGGGCSGFSYLLDLTEQTNETDEHFDRHGVQVVCDPKSYLYLNGTEIDFKDEIMGRGFVFKNPNATTTCGCGSSFSA; the protein is encoded by the coding sequence ATGGGCATCGAACTTTCCGAAACCGCCGCTCGCGAGATCAAGAACATCTGCGTCCAGCAGAAGCTCGAAGCGGAAAAAGTCTACCTCCGCGTCGGCGTCAAGGGCGGCGGGTGCAGCGGGTTCTCGTACCTTCTGGACCTGACCGAGCAGACCAACGAAACCGACGAACACTTCGACCGTCACGGCGTGCAGGTCGTCTGCGACCCCAAGAGCTATCTGTACCTCAACGGCACCGAGATCGACTTCAAAGACGAAATCATGGGCCGCGGTTTCGTTTTCAAGAACCCCAACGCCACGACCACGTGCGGCTGCGGGTCATCGTTCTCCGCCTGA